A part of Entelurus aequoreus isolate RoL-2023_Sb linkage group LG10, RoL_Eaeq_v1.1, whole genome shotgun sequence genomic DNA contains:
- the LOC133658700 gene encoding zinc finger protein 25-like isoform X1: protein MSTLHMLRALVDQRLTAAVDEIFVVFERTIAEYEAELSRTKEENYQLLDAVSKKHQVVLHRTDGQSGAQLALSPHSLALSLSGESCRLKQPDVQQPPHIEYDEEDPQPPHMKEEEKEVWIAQEGECVVGQEEDDVSKFPLTVVSVKTEEHEDKAPESSQLHHSPNVQRVSAGSHEEEWHTSVGQKELQAPSHIKEEQLHDEDEAQSLQLHHSQSEENRGAELVSQHITEADGEHCEDIKSEPDSIFVPLSDMDHMMSHSSDHSDHIQKPLESKNDSKGDTRHHTNNKHFDCSQCGKSFRHKSYFIRHMRIHTGEKPFTCSVCKKSFSTKQNMTTHMRIHTGEKPFTCSVCKKSFTTKCDMTTHMRIHTGEKPFTCSVCKKSFSTKRDMTTHMRIHTGEKPFGCSFCKKSFFTKGDMTTHMRIHTGEKPFNCSVCKKSFSTKVDMTTHMRTHPGEKPFNCSVCKKSFSRKENMDRHMRTHTREKPFLCSACAKRFSSKKEMTTHMRTHTGEKHFTCSVCKKSFSRKENMTIHMRTHTGEKPFNCTVCDKMFRFKYQVSKHKCVTVMEAAGI from the exons atgtctacattacacatgttgagagcgttggtggatcagcgactaactgctgccgttgacgaaatatttgtagtgttcgaaagaacgatagcagaatacgaggcggaactttctagaacaaaagaggagaactatcaactactggacgctgtttccaagaaacatcaagttgtgttacacagaacag ATGGTCaatcaggggcgcagttggctctctctcctcactcactcgccctctctctctctggcgaaagctgcaggctcaaacaacccg acgtccagcagccccctCACATTGAATATGatgaggaggatccacagcccccccacatgaaagaggaagagaAGGAAGTGTGGATcgctcaggagggagagtgtgttgtagggcaggaggaggatgatgtcagcaagtttccactgactgttgtctctgtgaagactgaagagcatgaagacaaagcacctgagtcctcacagcttcatcacagtccaa acgtccagcgggtgtcagcggggagtcatgaagaggagtggcacaccagtgtgggacagaaggagctacaggccccctcccacattaaagaggagcagcttcatgatgaagatgaagctcagtccttacagcttcatcacagtcaaagtgaggagaacagaggggcggagcttgtaagtcaacacatcacagaagctgatggagagcattgtgaagatataaagtcagaaccagacagcatctttgttccactgtcagacatggaccacatgatgtcacactcttctgatcacagtgaccacatccaaaaacctttggagagtaaaaatgactctaaaggtgatacgagacatcacactaacaacaaacactttgactgctctCAATGTGGGAAATCATTTAGACATAAGAGTTattttataagacacatgagaatacatactggagagaaaccttttacttgctcagtttgtaagaagagtttctccacaaagcaaaacatgaccacacacatgagaatacacactggagagaaaccttttacttgctctgtttgtaagaagagtttcaccacaaagtgtgacatgaccacacacatgagaatacacactggagagaaaccttttacttgctctgtttgtaagaagagtttctccacaaagcgtgacatgaccacacacatgagaatacacactggagagaaaccttttggtTGCTCtttttgtaagaagagtttcttcaCAAAGGgtgacatgaccacacacatgagaatacacactggagagaaaccttttaattgctctgtttgtaagaagagtttctccacaaaGGTTGACATGACcacgcacatgagaacacacccaggtgagaaaccttttaattgctctgtttgtaagaagagtttctccagaaaggaaAACATGgacagacacatgagaacacacactagaGAGAAACCTTTTCtttgctcagcttgtgctaaaagattcagcTCTAAGAAGgaaatgaccacacacatgagaacacacacaggtgagaaacattttacttgctctgtttgtaagaagagtttctccagaaaggaaAACATGAccatacacatgagaacacacactggagagaaaccgtttAATTGCACTGTGTGTGATAAGATGTTCAGGTTTAAGTATCAGGTCAGTAaacacaagtgtgtaacagtcatggaagctgcagggatttaa
- the LOC133658700 gene encoding gastrula zinc finger protein XlCGF57.1-like isoform X2 — MSTLHMLRALVDQRLTAAVDEIFVVFERTIAEYEAELSRTKEENYQLLDAVSKKHQVVLHRTDVQQPPHIEYDEEDPQPPHMKEEEKEVWIAQEGECVVGQEEDDVSKFPLTVVSVKTEEHEDKAPESSQLHHSPNVQRVSAGSHEEEWHTSVGQKELQAPSHIKEEQLHDEDEAQSLQLHHSQSEENRGAELVSQHITEADGEHCEDIKSEPDSIFVPLSDMDHMMSHSSDHSDHIQKPLESKNDSKGDTRHHTNNKHFDCSQCGKSFRHKSYFIRHMRIHTGEKPFTCSVCKKSFSTKQNMTTHMRIHTGEKPFTCSVCKKSFTTKCDMTTHMRIHTGEKPFTCSVCKKSFSTKRDMTTHMRIHTGEKPFGCSFCKKSFFTKGDMTTHMRIHTGEKPFNCSVCKKSFSTKVDMTTHMRTHPGEKPFNCSVCKKSFSRKENMDRHMRTHTREKPFLCSACAKRFSSKKEMTTHMRTHTGEKHFTCSVCKKSFSRKENMTIHMRTHTGEKPFNCTVCDKMFRFKYQVSKHKCVTVMEAAGI; from the exons atgtctacattacacatgttgagagcgttggtggatcagcgactaactgctgccgttgacgaaatatttgtagtgttcgaaagaacgatagcagaatacgaggcggaactttctagaacaaaagaggagaactatcaactactggacgctgtttccaagaaacatcaagttgtgttacacagaacag acgtccagcagccccctCACATTGAATATGatgaggaggatccacagcccccccacatgaaagaggaagagaAGGAAGTGTGGATcgctcaggagggagagtgtgttgtagggcaggaggaggatgatgtcagcaagtttccactgactgttgtctctgtgaagactgaagagcatgaagacaaagcacctgagtcctcacagcttcatcacagtccaa acgtccagcgggtgtcagcggggagtcatgaagaggagtggcacaccagtgtgggacagaaggagctacaggccccctcccacattaaagaggagcagcttcatgatgaagatgaagctcagtccttacagcttcatcacagtcaaagtgaggagaacagaggggcggagcttgtaagtcaacacatcacagaagctgatggagagcattgtgaagatataaagtcagaaccagacagcatctttgttccactgtcagacatggaccacatgatgtcacactcttctgatcacagtgaccacatccaaaaacctttggagagtaaaaatgactctaaaggtgatacgagacatcacactaacaacaaacactttgactgctctCAATGTGGGAAATCATTTAGACATAAGAGTTattttataagacacatgagaatacatactggagagaaaccttttacttgctcagtttgtaagaagagtttctccacaaagcaaaacatgaccacacacatgagaatacacactggagagaaaccttttacttgctctgtttgtaagaagagtttcaccacaaagtgtgacatgaccacacacatgagaatacacactggagagaaaccttttacttgctctgtttgtaagaagagtttctccacaaagcgtgacatgaccacacacatgagaatacacactggagagaaaccttttggtTGCTCtttttgtaagaagagtttcttcaCAAAGGgtgacatgaccacacacatgagaatacacactggagagaaaccttttaattgctctgtttgtaagaagagtttctccacaaaGGTTGACATGACcacgcacatgagaacacacccaggtgagaaaccttttaattgctctgtttgtaagaagagtttctccagaaaggaaAACATGgacagacacatgagaacacacactagaGAGAAACCTTTTCtttgctcagcttgtgctaaaagattcagcTCTAAGAAGgaaatgaccacacacatgagaacacacacaggtgagaaacattttacttgctctgtttgtaagaagagtttctccagaaaggaaAACATGAccatacacatgagaacacacactggagagaaaccgtttAATTGCACTGTGTGTGATAAGATGTTCAGGTTTAAGTATCAGGTCAGTAaacacaagtgtgtaacagtcatggaagctgcagggatttaa
- the LOC133658700 gene encoding gastrula zinc finger protein XlCGF8.2DB-like isoform X3: MDHMMSHSSDHSDHIQKPLESKNDSKGDTRHHTNNKHFDCSQCGKSFRHKSYFIRHMRIHTGEKPFTCSVCKKSFSTKQNMTTHMRIHTGEKPFTCSVCKKSFTTKCDMTTHMRIHTGEKPFTCSVCKKSFSTKRDMTTHMRIHTGEKPFGCSFCKKSFFTKGDMTTHMRIHTGEKPFNCSVCKKSFSTKVDMTTHMRTHPGEKPFNCSVCKKSFSRKENMDRHMRTHTREKPFLCSACAKRFSSKKEMTTHMRTHTGEKHFTCSVCKKSFSRKENMTIHMRTHTGEKPFNCTVCDKMFRFKYQVSKHKCVTVMEAAGI; encoded by the coding sequence atggaccacatgatgtcacactcttctgatcacagtgaccacatccaaaaacctttggagagtaaaaatgactctaaaggtgatacgagacatcacactaacaacaaacactttgactgctctCAATGTGGGAAATCATTTAGACATAAGAGTTattttataagacacatgagaatacatactggagagaaaccttttacttgctcagtttgtaagaagagtttctccacaaagcaaaacatgaccacacacatgagaatacacactggagagaaaccttttacttgctctgtttgtaagaagagtttcaccacaaagtgtgacatgaccacacacatgagaatacacactggagagaaaccttttacttgctctgtttgtaagaagagtttctccacaaagcgtgacatgaccacacacatgagaatacacactggagagaaaccttttggtTGCTCtttttgtaagaagagtttcttcaCAAAGGgtgacatgaccacacacatgagaatacacactggagagaaaccttttaattgctctgtttgtaagaagagtttctccacaaaGGTTGACATGACcacgcacatgagaacacacccaggtgagaaaccttttaattgctctgtttgtaagaagagtttctccagaaaggaaAACATGgacagacacatgagaacacacactagaGAGAAACCTTTTCtttgctcagcttgtgctaaaagattcagcTCTAAGAAGgaaatgaccacacacatgagaacacacacaggtgagaaacattttacttgctctgtttgtaagaagagtttctccagaaaggaaAACATGAccatacacatgagaacacacactggagagaaaccgtttAATTGCACTGTGTGTGATAAGATGTTCAGGTTTAAGTATCAGGTCAGTAaacacaagtgtgtaacagtcatggaagctgcagggatttaa
- the LOC133658700 gene encoding uncharacterized protein LOC133658700 isoform X5: MSTLHMLRALVDQRLTAAVDEIFVVFERTIAEYEAELSRTKEENYQLLDAVSKKHQVVLHRTDGQSGAQLALSPHSLALSLSGESCRLKQPDVQQPPHIEYDEEDPQPPHMKEEEKEVWIAQEGECVVGQEEDDVSKFPLTVVSVKTEEHEDKAPESSQLHHSPNVQRVSAGSHEEEWHTSVGQKELQAPSHIKEEQLHDEDEAQSLQLHHSQSEENRGAELTWTT; this comes from the exons atgtctacattacacatgttgagagcgttggtggatcagcgactaactgctgccgttgacgaaatatttgtagtgttcgaaagaacgatagcagaatacgaggcggaactttctagaacaaaagaggagaactatcaactactggacgctgtttccaagaaacatcaagttgtgttacacagaacag ATGGTCaatcaggggcgcagttggctctctctcctcactcactcgccctctctctctctggcgaaagctgcaggctcaaacaacccg acgtccagcagccccctCACATTGAATATGatgaggaggatccacagcccccccacatgaaagaggaagagaAGGAAGTGTGGATcgctcaggagggagagtgtgttgtagggcaggaggaggatgatgtcagcaagtttccactgactgttgtctctgtgaagactgaagagcatgaagacaaagcacctgagtcctcacagcttcatcacagtccaa acgtccagcgggtgtcagcggggagtcatgaagaggagtggcacaccagtgtgggacagaaggagctacaggccccctcccacattaaagaggagcagcttcatgatgaagatgaagctcagtccttacagcttcatcacagtcaaagtgaggagaacagaggggcggagctt acatggaccacatga